ATAAGCCGTTCGCCTGGTCGCTCGAACTCCTCCCCGGCGGGCGGACGCTCACCCACTCCGTCTTCGTCGCCGCGCTGTTGCTCCCGTCCGTCTACCTCGCCGCGAGCCGATTCGACCGACCCGACGTCGGAGTCGCGTTCGCCGTCGGCCACGTCTCGCATCTGCTCGCGGACGTCCCGCCGAACGCGATTCTCACGGCCGACGCGTCCCAGTTGACGTTCCTCGTCTGGCCGCTCCTCCCGCCGCCGCCGTACGAGTCGGTCGACGGGATCCTCGCGGGCTTCATGCGCTACTCGATGGGC
Above is a genomic segment from Haloterrigena salifodinae containing:
- a CDS encoding metal-dependent hydrolase, which produces MWPWGHLAVAYLCYSIARHRLRDRPPRALPVIALAIGSQFPDLIDKPFAWSLELLPGGRTLTHSVFVAALLLPSVYLAASRFDRPDVGVAFAVGHVSHLLADVPPNAILTADASQLTFLVWPLLPPPPYESVDGILAGFMRYSMGWYEWAQLGLAFVALLVWYRDGRPGLGYVRRSVTIITRKAA